CGTGGCTGACCGTGATGACGGTGCCAGGGAATGATTCTAAATAGTCTTCGAGTACCGATAACGTCTCGGTATCCAAGTCGTTCGTCGGCTCATCGAGGAAGAGGACGTTTGGTTCTTCCATCAAAATCGTCAACAATTTCAGACGGCGTTTTTCGCCACCGGATAGCTTACCGATTTGCTTGTACTGTGCTTCTGGCTTAAAGAGGAATTGCTCGAGCATCTGACTAGCTGTAATCTCCTCGCCAGCAAGAGTCGTAATGACTTTTGCGATGCGTTCGACTTCATCGATGACGCGTCGTTCTGGATGCGCGAATTCAGCAAATTGACCATAAAAACCGATTTTCACTGTTTCGCCGTGAATGATCTCGCCGGTTGTTGGCTCTAAACGTTTCGCGAGGATGGAAAGGAGCGTTGATTTCCCGCTGCCGTTCCGTCCAACGATGCCATATCGTTCTTTCCGTCCAATCAGAGCATTGAACGACTCAAACAGCGTTCGTTCGCCAAATCGATGCGAGACGTCATGCGCTTCAATGACTTTCTTACCAAGGCGGGTCGACCCAACTTGTACTTCAAGTGTCGACTCTTCTTCCTCGTACGAGAGATCCTGCAAGGCATCAACGCGCTGGATCCGAGCTTTTTGTTTCGTCGTCCGTGCTTTTGCTCCGCGGCGTAACCAAGCGAGTTCACGACGTAGGATATTTTGACGCTTTTCTTCCATAGAAGCAGTTCGTTCGCGACGTTCGGCACGTTTTTCAAGAAACGATTCATAGTTTCCGACGTAGAAGTATGCCGTACCGTTTGCAATTTCCATCATATGGTTCGTCACGCGATTCAAGAAATAGCGGTCGTGGGTAATCAGTAAGATAGCGCCACGGTATTCCTTGATTTGTGTCTCAAGCCAGCTGATCGTCTCAGCATCGAGTTCGTTCGTCGGCTCATCAAGTAACAGGAGATCGGCTTCGTCGAGCAACGCTTCCGCGAGTCCGACACGTTTCCGTTGTCCTCCGGAAAGAGAACCAATCAACGCGTTCAAGTCGAGAATACCGAGTTTGTTTAAAATCATTTTTAAGCGCGATTCCGTGTCCCAAGCTTGCGCAGCATCGACTTCAGTTTGAGCGGTGATGAAGCGGTTAAGCAACGTCTCGCTCGTTGGATCCTGTTCGAGTGCTAGCCGCGCCGTTTCATAGTGTCGTAATGCGTTGATCGTTGGTGTGTCACCTGATAGCAAGACTTCCATGACCGTTTGATCTTCCGGATAATCCGTCGTTTGCGACAGCAAACGGATACGATAATCATTCGGGTGATGGATCGTACCGGTGTCAGATGTCTCTTTACCTGCCAATATATGCAGGAGTGTCGACTTACCAGTACCGTTGACACCAATGATACCGATTCGATCACCAGGCGAGACGGAAAATGTGACATCTTCGAAGACGACTTTATCAGCAAATTCTTTTTTTAAATTTTCTACTTTCATTAACATATTAGACACCTTCTACAATCTGTTTGATTTGATGTTCGACCGTTTGGACGAGTTCTTTCTGTGTCATCGTGCTTGGATCAATCGACGGTAAAATCGTGACTTCGACTGTAGCGGGACGAATCTTACCCGTCTCTTCCATGACACGATAACTACCTGAGATTGCGACTGGTACGACACGAGCACCACTTGAGGTCGCGAGCGTAAAACTGCCCGCTTTGAATTCTGCCATCGGCCCACCTTTTGAACGTGTTCCTTCAGGGAAGATGATCATTGATTGTCCATCCTTGATCGTGTCGACACCAGAACGAATCGCTTTTAGGGATTGACGTCGGTCTTTTCGGTCAATCATGACACACCCCATCAAATTCATCCAAACATTGACGATCGGGATTTTATTCACTTCGATTTTTGAGATGAATGCTTTAGGTTTGTCGATTTTTCCAAGTAGAATCGGGACGTCAAAGTTCCCTTGGTGATTCGAGATGAAAACGACAGGCTCATTTGCCGGTATGTGTTCACGACCCGTCACATTGACACGGACACCAGCGAGTCGGAGGAGAGAGTTTGCCCATGCGCTTGCTACGCGCTGGACGAATGCATAGCGTGCGAGGTGAGTTCGACGTTTTGCACCAGGTAAAAACGGTAAGGTACAGGGTAAGACAAGTCCAAAATAAATGAACCAAATGACAGTACGTATCATGGTGAAGTAACAGCTCCTTTTTTTCGTTGCTGATGTTATTGTACAAAAAAAGACCGGGTGTCGCACCCAGTCTGCGTGATTATTCCCAGTAACGAGGCTCAGATTCCTCTTCGCTTTCTCCTAGTTCGAAAGTAAGGCGACGTGTTGTTGGATCAACGGAGAACGTAGCGTTCGTATTGTCGATCTGTTTGATCTCCATCGTCTCCTCATCCAAAATGAGAGTCAAGCGGACCTTATCTTCGTGATCTACGAGCAGTACGCCATCTTCCTTCAACCATAAATCGATGACAGGTGAGTAGCGAAGTGTCCAACCGTTTGATAAAGGGATTTCGTTCATAATGAATCTGTTCCTCCTAGATGATGAAATCGTGTTCTTTACTTATCATGCTGGTCTGTCGCGGAGAATGCAAGTGGTGTGCTGGAATCTTGATGAGGATACGAGACTTGATAAGAAAGTTCGCGTTTTTTCATCCGTTCGTACTGTTTTTTGACACGACGGTGTTGGATATATTCAATATAAGTGAGATAGGAAGTGCGAATCAACTGACGGATCGATGATAACGATAGGCAAATCGCTAACGTAAAGACAAACACACCAATCGAACTTGTGTAATAGCCGGTGACAAAGCTTAAATATGTAGTGATGAGACCCGCAATCGTCGTGAATAAGTAGAAGAGCACGTCCGTTTCCTCCTCGAAAATTAAAATAATGGTATGTTCATTACAATTCGAGGTAAGTCATGATTTTCCTTTATCGTCCTGTAAATGTTCGGAAAAAATAAAAAAATCCACACGGAAGGTGTAGATTTTAAGGGCGATCAATTTGCTGAAGCGCTGGTGTCTTCGGTGTCATATCCGTACTGTTTGATCCTTCTGCAAAGACGATTCCAATCGTAGCAAGGAACGCAAAAAATGCAAAAACCAATGTTTTCGTGAAGCGTCGTGCGAACGAACGCGATTGAATGTTATGAAACATTTTTATCCCCCATATTTACCTAAACTAAACCTTCTTTTTCCTGTTATTTAATCATATATCTTTTTTTCAAAAAAATCACGCAAATGTGTTCCGTTCACAAATATGTCACATCTGGCACTATGTGGTCGATATCAGAGGTGAACGAAAAAAGAGTATAGTATGGTAGGGAAAGAACAGCAGAACGATTCGAGGTGACTTGAATCGATTCAAACACAGAGAGGAGATGACCCGAAATGGGATTACGCGCAGGACAGGTTGTCACATTAAAAGTAGAACGCGAAGCAGAGTTCGGAGTGTTTTTGACAGATGGGAACGAAGATGTGTTGTTGCATAACAATGAACAAACACAGAAAGTAACTCTTGATGATGAAGTAGAAGTCTTCTTGTATCAAGACAATGAAGGGCGTCTAGCATCATCGATGACGATTCCAGAAGCTTCATTTGAAGATTACGTCAAGACGACGATCAATGGGACACGCTATAACACAGGAGTATTCGCAAATATCGGCATTCAAAAAGACGTACTCGTCTCACTTGACGATTTACCGCAACGACGGATGTTCTGGCCAGAAGAAGGCGATCAACTCTTCATTCGTCTAAAACATGACCAGAAGCTTCGGTTACTCGGAGATCCTGCACCATATGCTTACTTCAACTTACGTGCAAAGCCGGCACCAGAAGAGTGGAATAACATGGACGTAGAAGGTCTCGTCTTCTCACAACGCGAACCAGGCGTTAATGTCTGGGTCAACGATCAGTCGATCGGATTCTTGCATGAACGCGAGATGGAACGTTGGCCGCGTCTTGGAGAAGTCTTGAAATTACGAGTGACAAATGTAAAACCAGATGGTACAGTATTACTTTCAGCACGACCACGTGCCTTTGAAGCCATTGATACAGACGCGGAGTTGATTTTGAACCATCTACTTGAACATGATGGTCAGATGCCGTATGGTGATAAGACAGCTCCCGAGACGATAGACGAAGTATTCGGTCTCAGTAAGGCAGCATTCAAACGAGCGCTCGGTCGCCTGTTGAAAGATAAAAAAATAGAAAAAAATGAAACGGGTATTCGGTTGACGAAATAATCAAGCCGAGTAAGCCTGCGTTTCGAATAGATAGTAAGGAATTCATCATTTTGGTGGTTGCGGCTGGTTTGATTACCGGCGACCATTTACTGAATATACCCCATCACTAGTGGGGGCACGCGATGACGTTTCATCGCACGGTCCGGGCTTTTCGCCTTTCCCTCGCCCTTATGGCAACGATTATGATGGTGACTTCCCTAAACATTATTATAAAAGAAACCACTCTATCTTTATGTGATAGATTCTGTTATAATAGGTAGTCGATTGTATTCGTTACGGTAGCGTCTGTTTAGTGGCAGACGCTTTTCATATGACAAAGGAGAGTATTTAGCATTGACAACATTTCGTGAATTAAATCTTAGTGAGGCACTTATCAAAGGTGTCCTAAAAATGGGCTTTGAAGAAGCAACACCAATCCAGGCGGAAACTATTCCTGTCGGACTCAGCGGCGTTGACTTAATCGGTCAAGCACAAACAGGTACAGGTAAAACAGCAGCATTCGGTATCCCAACAATCGAGCGTCTTGACGCGAAATCACGCCACATCCAAGCGTTGATTCTTGCTCCAACACGTGAACTTGCAATCCAAGTAGCAGAAGAATTGAACCGGATCGGTGAAGTAAAACGTGTTCATGCACTTCCTGTTTACGGTGGTCAGCAAATCGATCGTCAGATCCGCGCACTTCGCAAAAATCCACAAATCGTCGTTGCAACACCAGGGCGTTTGATGGACCACATGAACCGTAAAACGTTGAACCTCGATCACGTTCAAACGGTCATCCTTGATGAAGCAGATGAGATGTTGAACATGGGATTCGTCGAAGATATCGAGAAAATCCTCGGTGCACTTCCTGAAACGCGTCAAACACTCTTATTCTCAGCAACGATGCCACCACAAATTCGTAAAATCGCAGATCGTTTCATGACGACTCCGACACACATCAAAGTCAAAGCGAAAGAAATGACAGTTGAAAACATCGACCAGTCATTCATCGAATTAAAAGAAAGCCAAAAATTCGACGTTCTTTGCCGTTTGATCGACACGGATTCTCCGGAACTCTCAATCATCTTCGGTCGTACGAAAAAACGTGTTGATGAGATGACTGAAGGCTTGATCCAACGTGGATACACAGCTGACGGTTTACACGGTGACTTAACACAAGCAAAACGTGACCAAGTCATCCGTCGTTTCAAAAAAGGAACGATCGATATCCTCGTCGCAACAGACGTTGCAGCACGTGGTCTTGACATCTCTGGTGTCACGCACGTCTACAACTTCGACGTCCCACAAGATCCAGAAAGCTACGTTCACCGTATCGGTCGTACGGGACGCGCTGGTAAAACAGGATCGGCTGTCACGTTCGTTACACCACGTGAATTCGGTCAAATCAAGACAATCGAACGTGTCACGAACAAAAAAATGTCACGTCGTCATGCGCCAACACTTGACGAAATCTTAGAAGGCAACTTGAAGCTTGCTGCACAAGAACTCATCAAACGCGTTGAAGCAAAAAATTCACAAGAATATACGACACTTGCACAAGAACTCTTAGAAGAGTACGAAGCAGTGGAACTTCTTTCAGCAGCACTTAAAGGATTGACGAAAGAGCCGGATGCAACACCAGTCCAAATCTCCTCGATCGAACCAATCCGCGTAAAACGTTTCGGTAGCAACGGTGGTGGAAACCGTCGTCCTTACGGAAACAAAGGTGGAAGTGGAAGCGGCAACCGCAGTGGCGGATACCGTGGAAACAACCCACGTAGCGGTGGCGAACGTCGTGAAGGTGGTCGTCCATCTTCTTCATCAGATCGTCGTGAAGGCGGTTATGCTGGACGTAGCAACCGTAGCGAAAGCGATCGTAACCGTGGCGGACGCAAACCACGTTTTGAAAAGTAAACGATTCGAACCGATTTGTCACAGACAAGTCGGTTCTTTTTTATGATTTATCTAAGCGGTCATGATAAAATGAGCCATGAACGATAGGGAGAGGGCTGAATCATTCGTGTATACCATTTATGTAGCAGCATCCGTCTGTCTCGTTGCACTGATCGTCGCAACGAAAAAGATTTGTGAGCGGACGACAAAAGGACATTTTCGTTATATTCCGTTAGCGACCTTATTATTTGGCGGCATCATTTTTCTTGTGCTCGCCATCGGTAAGGGAGGAGCCGTCGGAATTCAATATGGTGTCTTGAGTATCATCTATTTGACGGCGACATTCGGTGTGTACTTGTATATCGCATTGCGGAAAGATACGACGTTATCGTAAAACAGGGGCTCTCTCGTTACAGAGAGACCCTTTTTTTGTTAAGATAGAACAAGAGTACAAGGGGGGAATAGAATGGATGCATTAGATGTCATCGTTCATCCCGAAGAGATAGAGGCGTGGTTTCAACCGATCGTAGGCGCTGCCCCTTTTAAGGTGGAAGGGTATGAAATCCAGTCCCATTTTCGTGGAGAACCGTTAAAACCATTTTTTCAGGAAGATGATGTTCCGATCGAGTATCAACTCGAAGTGATGGGACATGTCGTCCGTCAAGCATTCCAAAAAGTACCCTCCGATGCACAAGCATTCATCCTGATCCGTTGTCGTCCAGCCTGGCTGTTTGAAAACGGCGGTGAGGATTTCTTGCATGTCTTGCGGACGGTCGACTCGTCGTTTCCAAAAGAGCGGATGTACGTTACTTTGACGGATGTCCAAGTCGATGACTTTGATCGCCTAGGTCGGATCGTTGCCTACTACCAGAACTCTGGACTGAAGGTAGCGCTGGACCGTGCCGAAGCAACGAGTCTCGAACGGGTCTTTTCGATGTCACCGGATATGTTGATCGTCGATTTATCCTCAATGATTGAGAAGAAGACCGTCTCAGCGACGTATCCGCATCTCTTACAAACGATGGAGCATCTCTGTGACCAACTTGGAGCACCACTTTTGTATAAGAACATTAGTCATTTAGGACAACTTCGGTATGCGTGGCAACACGGAGGACGTTACTATATGGGGAATTTACTTGGGGAAGCATCACCTGATTGGGTCATGACTTGTCCAGGGATGGAGATTTTGATCCATGAAGTTCCGATGTTCTATAAATACGATCGTGAACAAATGAATCGATTGTTCCAACTAGAGCAAGACTGGACAGTTCGTTTTAACGAATACTGCCAATCATTAAAATCAGAACAGGATCTCGATGAATGGTTGATGATGCTTGCGCGGAAGATGGAACCAGAGTTCATTCGTTTTTACATTACGGATGCAAATGGATTCCAACAATCCTCGAACGTCAGTAAAAAGAGTGGAGAATGGAGACTGTATTCCTTCTACAAAGGATACAACTGGAGTTTCCGTCCTTACTTCATTCGGACGACCGTAGCGATGGAACGACGTCACAGCGGGTATTTGTCGGAACGGTACGTCGACTTCAGTTCGAGTGAACAAACGCGGACATTTAGTATGCCGCTCAGTAATGGAATGTTCTTATTTGCGGATATTTCCGCAGATTATCTATATCAAGAACGATTGAGTGAATGAGGAGGAAATGAAAGTGTTAGATTATGATTATGAAGCATTACGAGAAATTGGACGAATCGTCGCCATGGCGCGCGATGAGATGGCAGACGCTGTCAAACCAGGAATCACGACAAAAGAACTTGACGAAATCGGTGCACGTATCCTGAAAGAACAGGGTGCAGAGTCTGCTCCGATCGTCATGTACGATTTCCCAGGAGCGACATGTATCAGTGTCAATGATATCGCGGCACACGGTATTCCTGGTAAATACGTCATTCAAGAAGGAGATATCGTCAATGTTGATGTCTCAGCTGTGAAAAATGGCTATTACTCAGATACAGGAAAGACGGTCATTGCAGGAGAAGCAAAACGTCCGGAAGATGTCCGACTCGTTGAAGTATCTTTGACGGCGCTCGAAAAAGGACTCGAGAAAGTCAAAGCCGGAACGAAGGTCAATCAAATCGGAAAAGCGATTTATGCTGAAACACGTAAGAGTGGTTTTACTGTCATTCGTAACTTAGCAGGGCATGGTCTTGGGAAGACACTTCATGGTGAGCCGGAATCGATTTCAAACTACTTCAATCGTGAAGAGAACGATCTGTTGAAGGAAGGACAAGTCATCGCTGTCGAGACATTCATTTCGACAGGAGACGAGTTCTGTATCGAAGATGAGCGGGATGGTTGGACGTTATACACACCAAACCGGAGTCTTGTCTCACAATTCGAACATACCGTTGTCGTCTTAAAAGATGGTTATGAGATTTTGACGAAGGTTGAAGGAAAAGAATCTTTCTAAGAGAAGCTCTTAGTAAAACACGAGAAGAGGCAATGGACACCGATCCGTTGCCTCTTCTTCGCTGTGAATTCTTTTTTACAAAAAAATCTGGGACGTTGCCAGTTTGGTTAACTGTGTTTCAGATACAGCCGAGGCTGTATAGCGAATGTGTCCATGTTCAACATGGTAAGGGATCTCGAGCAAATCTTCTTCAAAATAATCAGCAGTACTTGCCATATCAATCGGATAAGCGAGACCGGGAAGTGTCGCGAAGGCAAGTGTTTGACGACGTCCGATGCCGCTCTCAAACATCCCACCGAGCCAGTAGGGAGCCTTCGTTCGAAGCGATAAAGCATTCGTTAGTCCACCGACACGTGCCGGTTTGATGTTTAAAATCTGACCAGCCTGCGTCATCTTCATCAAATCAGCATCTGCTGGAGCAACGATGGATTCATCAAGACAAATCGGTGTCTTCAAAAGTGTTGCGAGACGTTGATGTCCGGACCAATCAGATGCTGCGAGCGGTTGTTCCATCATCACTAAACCGAATGAATCCCAGTGTTGTAAGAGAGGGAAGTCTGCCTCAGTGAAGCTGCCATTTGCATCAAACATTAAAGGCGCATCAGGAAAAGCAGAGCGAACCTGTTCGAGCACTGCCGTGTCTGTCGGGGCGAGCTTCAGCTTGATCCGTCCATATCCGGAGGCAACGGCTTGACCGACAGCCTCGATCGTTTGTTTTGCTGATGCCCGTCCGAGTGCTTTCCCACAAGGAACGAGGGCTGACTCGTCACCTCCGAGGTACGTAGCAAGCGATTGCCCGGCAGCTGCTGCAAATAACTCATAGACTGCCCCTTCGAACATCGCCTTTGCCAT
This window of the Exiguobacterium acetylicum genome carries:
- a CDS encoding ABC-F family ATP-binding cassette domain-containing protein, which produces MLMKVENLKKEFADKVVFEDVTFSVSPGDRIGIIGVNGTGKSTLLHILAGKETSDTGTIHHPNDYRIRLLSQTTDYPEDQTVMEVLLSGDTPTINALRHYETARLALEQDPTSETLLNRFITAQTEVDAAQAWDTESRLKMILNKLGILDLNALIGSLSGGQRKRVGLAEALLDEADLLLLDEPTNELDAETISWLETQIKEYRGAILLITHDRYFLNRVTNHMMEIANGTAYFYVGNYESFLEKRAERRERTASMEEKRQNILRRELAWLRRGAKARTTKQKARIQRVDALQDLSYEEEESTLEVQVGSTRLGKKVIEAHDVSHRFGERTLFESFNALIGRKERYGIVGRNGSGKSTLLSILAKRLEPTTGEIIHGETVKIGFYGQFAEFAHPERRVIDEVERIAKVITTLAGEEITASQMLEQFLFKPEAQYKQIGKLSGGEKRRLKLLTILMEEPNVLFLDEPTNDLDTETLSVLEDYLESFPGTVITVSHDRYFLDRVVDRLIAFEDGNIVFYYGQYTDYLEQITTPTPSVVVEKTVSVAQPKVEAPKKLSYQEQQDWEIIEQQIEESETELEQLEAELASAGSDLGKVNELYQSIEKTKATLDERMEYWTYLSEKIEAFETYRQSNQ
- a CDS encoding lysophospholipid acyltransferase family protein; its protein translation is MIRTVIWFIYFGLVLPCTLPFLPGAKRRTHLARYAFVQRVASAWANSLLRLAGVRVNVTGREHIPANEPVVFISNHQGNFDVPILLGKIDKPKAFISKIEVNKIPIVNVWMNLMGCVMIDRKDRRQSLKAIRSGVDTIKDGQSMIIFPEGTRSKGGPMAEFKAGSFTLATSSGARVVPVAISGSYRVMEETGKIRPATVEVTILPSIDPSTMTQKELVQTVEHQIKQIVEGV
- a CDS encoding CvfB family protein, encoding MGLRAGQVVTLKVEREAEFGVFLTDGNEDVLLHNNEQTQKVTLDDEVEVFLYQDNEGRLASSMTIPEASFEDYVKTTINGTRYNTGVFANIGIQKDVLVSLDDLPQRRMFWPEEGDQLFIRLKHDQKLRLLGDPAPYAYFNLRAKPAPEEWNNMDVEGLVFSQREPGVNVWVNDQSIGFLHEREMERWPRLGEVLKLRVTNVKPDGTVLLSARPRAFEAIDTDAELILNHLLEHDGQMPYGDKTAPETIDEVFGLSKAAFKRALGRLLKDKKIEKNETGIRLTK
- a CDS encoding DEAD/DEAH box helicase, which encodes MTTFRELNLSEALIKGVLKMGFEEATPIQAETIPVGLSGVDLIGQAQTGTGKTAAFGIPTIERLDAKSRHIQALILAPTRELAIQVAEELNRIGEVKRVHALPVYGGQQIDRQIRALRKNPQIVVATPGRLMDHMNRKTLNLDHVQTVILDEADEMLNMGFVEDIEKILGALPETRQTLLFSATMPPQIRKIADRFMTTPTHIKVKAKEMTVENIDQSFIELKESQKFDVLCRLIDTDSPELSIIFGRTKKRVDEMTEGLIQRGYTADGLHGDLTQAKRDQVIRRFKKGTIDILVATDVAARGLDISGVTHVYNFDVPQDPESYVHRIGRTGRAGKTGSAVTFVTPREFGQIKTIERVTNKKMSRRHAPTLDEILEGNLKLAAQELIKRVEAKNSQEYTTLAQELLEEYEAVELLSAALKGLTKEPDATPVQISSIEPIRVKRFGSNGGGNRRPYGNKGGSGSGNRSGGYRGNNPRSGGERREGGRPSSSSDRREGGYAGRSNRSESDRNRGGRKPRFEK
- a CDS encoding EAL-associated domain-containing protein, whose protein sequence is MDALDVIVHPEEIEAWFQPIVGAAPFKVEGYEIQSHFRGEPLKPFFQEDDVPIEYQLEVMGHVVRQAFQKVPSDAQAFILIRCRPAWLFENGGEDFLHVLRTVDSSFPKERMYVTLTDVQVDDFDRLGRIVAYYQNSGLKVALDRAEATSLERVFSMSPDMLIVDLSSMIEKKTVSATYPHLLQTMEHLCDQLGAPLLYKNISHLGQLRYAWQHGGRYYMGNLLGEASPDWVMTCPGMEILIHEVPMFYKYDREQMNRLFQLEQDWTVRFNEYCQSLKSEQDLDEWLMMLARKMEPEFIRFYITDANGFQQSSNVSKKSGEWRLYSFYKGYNWSFRPYFIRTTVAMERRHSGYLSERYVDFSSSEQTRTFSMPLSNGMFLFADISADYLYQERLSE
- the map gene encoding type I methionyl aminopeptidase is translated as MLDYDYEALREIGRIVAMARDEMADAVKPGITTKELDEIGARILKEQGAESAPIVMYDFPGATCISVNDIAAHGIPGKYVIQEGDIVNVDVSAVKNGYYSDTGKTVIAGEAKRPEDVRLVEVSLTALEKGLEKVKAGTKVNQIGKAIYAETRKSGFTVIRNLAGHGLGKTLHGEPESISNYFNREENDLLKEGQVIAVETFISTGDEFCIEDERDGWTLYTPNRSLVSQFEHTVVVLKDGYEILTKVEGKESF
- the menC gene encoding o-succinylbenzoate synthase, translating into MSITLRSAELFDVPLVFRRPMQTALSTLTVRRTTILRLTDSEGRIGYGEGVAFDTPWYTSETQHSLQGIAQLLYELLEPPLHHPADVTDRFRIVQGNPMAKAMFEGAVYELFAAAAGQSLATYLGGDESALVPCGKALGRASAKQTIEAVGQAVASGYGRIKLKLAPTDTAVLEQVRSAFPDAPLMFDANGSFTEADFPLLQHWDSFGLVMMEQPLAASDWSGHQRLATLLKTPICLDESIVAPADADLMKMTQAGQILNIKPARVGGLTNALSLRTKAPYWLGGMFESGIGRRQTLAFATLPGLAYPIDMASTADYFEEDLLEIPYHVEHGHIRYTASAVSETQLTKLATSQIFL